A single window of Rhodococcus jostii RHA1 DNA harbors:
- a CDS encoding DUF1353 domain-containing protein, which produces MPFQVSVDDPTRPQPELRVLDRKFFQLVGEFVYVHGDTVVTVPGCAPMPCLLRTDLASIPAPLQGLLTPYGRQLLPAIMHDDLCKRASAQGPDGNTLRRHADELFRLALLDEGVGPFRSRIFWVGVEVGRFWTFTDVARFLLIAHQVLGMMCWVVGVPWATATSHFGLAALFLVLPVVLSLLWRRDFPVALLGCILLPVIAPTYLLTIATAAVLWVPDGAAWLLGRRRTRRPPPLGPPTTVLR; this is translated from the coding sequence ATGCCGTTCCAGGTATCCGTGGACGATCCGACTCGCCCGCAACCCGAGCTCCGGGTACTCGACCGCAAGTTCTTCCAACTCGTCGGGGAGTTCGTCTACGTCCACGGCGACACGGTGGTGACGGTGCCGGGATGCGCCCCCATGCCATGCCTTCTGCGCACGGATCTGGCATCGATCCCCGCGCCGCTGCAAGGCCTGCTCACCCCGTACGGCCGGCAGCTACTCCCCGCGATCATGCACGACGACCTCTGCAAACGTGCGAGTGCGCAGGGACCGGACGGAAACACGCTGCGCCGGCACGCGGACGAACTGTTCCGGCTCGCCCTGCTCGACGAGGGAGTCGGACCGTTCCGCAGCCGCATCTTCTGGGTCGGCGTCGAGGTCGGCCGGTTCTGGACGTTCACCGACGTCGCCCGGTTCCTGCTCATCGCGCACCAGGTGCTCGGAATGATGTGCTGGGTGGTGGGCGTGCCCTGGGCGACGGCGACCTCGCACTTCGGCCTGGCCGCCCTCTTTCTCGTGCTTCCGGTCGTGCTGTCGCTGTTGTGGCGCAGAGACTTTCCCGTCGCGCTACTCGGGTGCATCCTCCTGCCCGTCATCGCGCCGACATATCTGCTGACGATCGCCACGGCCGCGGTGCTGTGGGTGCCGGACGGTGCCGCGTGGTTGCTCGGCCGCAGACGGACTCGCAGGCCGCCGCCGCTCGGGCCGCCGACCACCGTCCTCCGCTAG
- a CDS encoding DNA-formamidopyrimidine glycosylase family protein, translating to MPEGDTVWRTANSLRDALEGKVLTRCDVRVPRYATVDLSGQLVDEVVSRGKHLLIRVGDYSIHTHLKMEGAWHIYAPDTKWRRPTHQARIVLATEDRVAVGFSLGITEILGRDDEESAVGHLGPDLLGPDWDADRAIRNLRAAGDQPIGLALVDQRNLAGLGNVYRNEVCFLRGVHPYTPSSEVADLPALVTLAHRMIHIDKNNSIRHRPWVYGRAGKRCRRCGTVIEGHDLGQQQIFFCTYCQPPIVG from the coding sequence ATGCCCGAAGGCGACACCGTCTGGCGCACCGCCAACTCGCTTCGCGACGCCCTCGAGGGCAAGGTGCTGACCCGCTGCGACGTGCGCGTCCCCCGGTACGCCACCGTCGACCTGTCCGGCCAGCTCGTCGACGAGGTGGTCAGCCGCGGGAAGCACCTCCTCATCCGGGTCGGCGACTACTCGATCCACACCCACCTGAAGATGGAAGGCGCGTGGCACATCTACGCGCCGGACACGAAGTGGCGCCGTCCCACTCACCAGGCCCGGATCGTGCTCGCCACCGAAGACAGGGTGGCGGTGGGATTCTCGCTGGGCATCACCGAGATCCTGGGGCGGGACGACGAAGAGTCCGCGGTCGGCCACCTCGGCCCCGACCTGCTGGGACCGGACTGGGACGCCGACAGAGCGATCCGCAATCTCCGGGCGGCCGGCGACCAGCCCATCGGTCTCGCCCTGGTCGATCAGCGCAACCTGGCCGGTCTCGGCAACGTGTACCGCAACGAAGTGTGCTTCCTCCGCGGCGTCCACCCCTACACGCCGTCGAGCGAGGTGGCCGACCTGCCCGCACTGGTCACGCTCGCGCATCGCATGATTCACATCGACAAGAACAACTCGATCCGCCATCGGCCGTGGGTGTACGGGCGTGCCGGGAAACGTTGCCGCCGGTGCGGGACGGTGATCGAAGGCCACGACCTCGGTCAGCAGCAGATCTTCTTCTGCACGTACTGCCAGCCACCGATCGTGGGCTAG
- a CDS encoding DUF222 domain-containing protein, whose amino-acid sequence MSSTGGLASDQVREHLTALDDAVSGLLDADLSAVSDSDVVLIMQQLEKSVRRAGAVSLRLIVESAERSLPATLGFNSPNKLLVEVLRVSAADASARVAAARDLGLFHTTSGEQMEAALPETASAQRDGDIGADHARVIRKIMRKIPHAVTNADVASAESILAQCARGGTPEDVESAGHRLLAHLDPDGNLGDDRDRFRRRGVSLGRQDSESGILGRHRGLPVTVIVTTTLDQLEKDAGGVTTTASGGLLPLGDALKLAERAHPVLVLFDPTAGPCIWDGADEWRARTNAALSSAPKADAHDLVARRPRPACARCTTCWSGATADPPTSTH is encoded by the coding sequence ATGAGTTCGACTGGGGGGTTGGCGTCAGATCAGGTGAGGGAACACCTGACGGCGTTGGACGATGCCGTGTCAGGCCTGCTCGACGCAGACCTCAGTGCTGTGTCGGATTCTGATGTGGTGCTGATCATGCAGCAGCTCGAGAAGTCCGTCCGCCGCGCCGGTGCAGTCTCGCTGCGGCTGATCGTCGAGAGTGCCGAGCGCTCGTTACCCGCGACGCTCGGGTTCAACTCACCGAACAAGCTCCTGGTCGAGGTGCTGCGCGTGTCGGCGGCAGACGCGTCTGCACGGGTGGCGGCCGCCCGCGACCTCGGTCTGTTTCATACAACTTCGGGCGAGCAGATGGAGGCAGCGCTGCCGGAAACCGCCTCCGCGCAACGGGATGGCGACATCGGTGCCGACCATGCACGCGTAATCCGGAAGATCATGCGAAAGATCCCGCATGCGGTCACCAACGCCGACGTCGCATCGGCGGAGTCGATCCTGGCGCAGTGTGCGAGAGGAGGTACGCCCGAAGATGTCGAGAGTGCCGGCCACCGACTCCTCGCTCATCTCGATCCCGACGGAAACCTGGGTGACGATCGTGATCGCTTCCGGCGGCGTGGTGTTTCGTTGGGCCGTCAAGATTCCGAATCCGGGATCCTGGGCCGGCATCGGGGTCTGCCCGTCACGGTGATCGTCACCACGACTCTCGACCAACTCGAGAAGGACGCAGGCGGCGTGACCACCACGGCCAGCGGCGGACTCCTTCCCCTCGGCGACGCGCTGAAGCTCGCCGAACGCGCCCACCCGGTGCTCGTCCTGTTCGACCCGACGGCCGGCCCCTGCATCTGGGACGGCGCCGACGAGTGGCGAGCACGGACCAACGCCGCGCTCTCATCGGCGCCGAAGGCGGATGCACACGACCTGGTTGCGCGGCGGCCCCGGCCAGCATGTGCGCGGTGCACCACGTGCTGGAGTGGCGCAACGGCGGATCCACCGACATCGACTCACTGA
- a CDS encoding HNH endonuclease: MHHVLEWRNGGSTDIDSLTLACDACHAQVHDGPTGWATTRAAAGDTYAGCTEWIPPPHIDPDGNPRINHRHHAGELIARARRKARDRPRAEDGVP, translated from the coding sequence GTGCACCACGTGCTGGAGTGGCGCAACGGCGGATCCACCGACATCGACTCACTGACGCTCGCGTGCGATGCCTGCCACGCCCAGGTCCACGACGGGCCCACAGGCTGGGCGACCACCCGCGCGGCAGCGGGTGACACGTATGCGGGGTGCACCGAATGGATTCCGCCACCGCACATCGACCCGGACGGAAACCCGCGAATCAATCACCGACATCACGCCGGTGAGCTGATCGCTCGCGCTCGCCGGAAAGCCCGTGACCGGCCACGAGCCGAGGACGGTGTGCCCTAG
- a CDS encoding oxygenase MpaB family protein: MRSHLNADGTPVPTSAPVPLGPDSLTWKYFGDWRGMLQGVWAGSMQNMHPGLGAGVEEHSRFFDERWERLYRSLYPIGGVVFDGERAQQTAEQVRGYHDNIKGIDKHGRRYHALDPDTFYWAHATFFMGTILTGDHFMGGLTEDQKRRLFTEHIQWYRLYGMSMRPVPETWEAFQEYWDHMCRNVLEDNKATRDVLDLSGLGVPPFLSWLPAPIWAVLRIPVAKGFVWLTVGMYDQPVRDLLDYRWTARDERLHTVVGRAVDAVFRLVPWRYRYHPRARAGWDRETGRAPAHAPLVHTPRRNLPPLGRRDDPQHYSPKA, translated from the coding sequence GTGCGTAGTCACTTGAACGCGGACGGTACGCCCGTCCCGACCTCCGCTCCCGTCCCCCTCGGCCCCGACTCCCTGACTTGGAAGTATTTCGGCGACTGGCGCGGAATGCTGCAGGGCGTCTGGGCCGGTTCGATGCAGAACATGCATCCCGGACTCGGCGCCGGCGTCGAGGAACACTCCCGCTTCTTCGACGAGCGCTGGGAGCGGCTCTACCGGTCGCTGTACCCGATCGGCGGCGTCGTCTTCGACGGCGAACGCGCCCAGCAGACCGCGGAGCAGGTGCGGGGGTATCACGACAACATCAAGGGAATCGACAAACACGGCCGCCGGTATCACGCCCTCGACCCCGACACGTTCTACTGGGCGCATGCCACGTTCTTCATGGGCACCATCCTCACGGGCGACCATTTCATGGGTGGCCTCACCGAAGACCAGAAGCGCCGCCTGTTCACCGAGCACATCCAGTGGTACCGCCTGTACGGAATGAGCATGCGCCCCGTCCCGGAAACCTGGGAGGCGTTCCAGGAGTACTGGGATCACATGTGCCGCAACGTCCTCGAAGACAACAAGGCCACCCGCGACGTCCTCGACCTGTCCGGTCTCGGCGTTCCCCCGTTCCTGTCGTGGCTACCCGCCCCCATCTGGGCGGTCCTCCGCATCCCGGTGGCGAAGGGCTTCGTGTGGCTGACGGTCGGCATGTACGACCAACCGGTCCGCGACCTCCTCGACTATCGCTGGACCGCGCGCGACGAGCGCCTGCACACCGTCGTCGGTCGCGCCGTCGACGCGGTCTTCCGTCTCGTCCCCTGGCGATACCGCTACCACCCGCGCGCCCGCGCAGGCTGGGATCGCGAGACCGGACGCGCCCCCGCGCACGCTCCGCTCGTCCACACGCCCCGGCGCAATCTTCCCCCGCTCGGCAGGCGCGACGACCCCCAGCACTACAGCCCGAAGGCCTGA
- a CDS encoding TetR/AcrR family transcriptional regulator: MTLEDRREARRNSLLRAGVALLGAPDGPAVNVRAVCRAAALTERYFYESFRDRDEFVRSVYTAVGDEAQATLVEAVASTETARQRAEAAVDAFVKLMVDDPAMGRVLLLAPLSEPALSRRGIDLMPGFVALVHDQLSAVDDEVEKQLVAVGVVGALTTLFIGYLDGTVAASREQFVAHCVTLVVEANKAGHE; encoded by the coding sequence GTGACGCTGGAGGACCGGCGGGAAGCACGGCGGAATTCGCTGCTCCGTGCGGGCGTCGCGCTGCTCGGAGCCCCGGACGGTCCCGCGGTGAACGTGCGCGCGGTCTGCCGTGCCGCTGCGCTGACCGAACGGTACTTCTACGAGTCGTTCCGGGACCGGGACGAGTTCGTGCGCTCGGTCTACACAGCCGTGGGCGACGAGGCGCAGGCCACCCTCGTGGAGGCGGTGGCGTCCACCGAGACCGCGCGCCAACGGGCCGAAGCCGCCGTGGATGCATTCGTGAAACTCATGGTCGACGATCCCGCCATGGGACGGGTGCTGCTGCTCGCACCGTTGTCCGAACCCGCGCTGAGCAGGCGCGGCATCGACCTGATGCCCGGCTTCGTCGCACTCGTGCACGACCAGCTGTCCGCCGTCGACGACGAGGTGGAGAAACAGCTCGTCGCGGTTGGTGTGGTGGGAGCCCTCACGACGCTGTTCATCGGATATCTCGACGGAACTGTTGCCGCGTCGCGCGAGCAATTCGTCGCTCATTGCGTCACTCTGGTGGTGGAGGCAAACAAGGCCGGCCACGAGTGA
- the glpD gene encoding glycerol-3-phosphate dehydrogenase, with protein MSSQPGVQFLGPRQRDAAWDKLQTEQFDVVVIGGGVVGAGAALDAATRGLKVALVEARDYASGTSSRSSKMFHGGLRYLEQLEFGLVREALRERELSLTTLAPHLVKPLKFLFPITHRVWERPYMAAGIFLYDRMGGAKSVPAQKHLTRAGALRMAPGLKRNSLTGGIQYYDTVVDDARHTMTVARTAAHYGAVVRTSTQVVGFLREADRVSGVRVRDCEDGRTADVKAHVVINATGVWTDEIQALSRQRGRFRVRASKGVHIVVPRDRIVSDAAIILRTEKSVLFVIPWGSHWIIGTTDTDWNLDLAHPAATKADIDYILGHVNKVLVTSLTHDDIDGVYAGLRPLLAGESDETSKLSREHAVARVAPGLVAIAGGKYTTYRVMAEDAVDLAADDIPARMAPSITEKVPLVGADGYFALVNQTVHLGEMYGLHPYRVKHLLDRYGSLIDEVLDQARGKPELLQPLTDAPAYLQVEVVYAAAAEGALHLDDILARRTRIAIEYSHRGVNCAEQVAQLVAPVLGWDADAVDREVKTYQARVEAEVQSQAQPDDLSADALRAAAPESRVELLEPPVSVSEIP; from the coding sequence TTGAGTAGTCAGCCAGGTGTGCAGTTCCTCGGTCCCCGGCAGCGTGATGCCGCATGGGACAAGCTGCAGACCGAACAGTTCGACGTCGTCGTGATCGGCGGTGGTGTGGTCGGAGCCGGTGCGGCCCTCGACGCGGCCACCCGCGGGCTGAAGGTGGCGTTGGTGGAGGCACGCGACTACGCGTCCGGGACGTCGAGTCGCTCGTCGAAGATGTTCCACGGCGGTCTGCGCTATCTCGAGCAGCTCGAGTTCGGGCTGGTCCGGGAGGCGCTCCGGGAGCGTGAGCTCTCGCTGACGACCCTCGCACCGCACCTGGTGAAGCCGCTCAAGTTCCTGTTCCCGATCACCCACCGCGTGTGGGAGCGCCCCTACATGGCGGCGGGCATCTTCCTCTACGACCGGATGGGCGGGGCCAAATCGGTTCCGGCGCAGAAGCATCTGACGCGGGCGGGTGCGCTGCGGATGGCGCCGGGGCTCAAGCGCAACTCGCTGACCGGCGGCATCCAGTACTACGACACCGTGGTCGACGACGCCCGCCACACCATGACCGTCGCCCGCACCGCCGCTCACTACGGGGCGGTCGTGCGCACGTCCACGCAGGTGGTCGGATTCCTCCGGGAGGCGGACCGGGTCTCCGGAGTGCGCGTCCGGGACTGCGAGGACGGCCGCACGGCGGACGTGAAGGCGCACGTCGTCATCAACGCCACCGGGGTGTGGACCGACGAGATCCAGGCGTTGTCGCGGCAACGCGGCCGGTTCCGCGTCCGCGCGTCGAAGGGCGTCCACATCGTGGTGCCGCGCGATCGGATCGTGAGCGACGCCGCGATCATCCTCCGCACCGAGAAGTCGGTGCTGTTCGTGATCCCGTGGGGCAGCCACTGGATCATCGGCACCACTGACACGGACTGGAATCTCGACCTCGCGCACCCGGCGGCCACCAAGGCCGACATCGACTACATCCTCGGTCACGTCAACAAGGTGCTGGTGACGTCGCTGACTCACGACGACATCGACGGCGTCTACGCGGGTCTGCGCCCACTGCTCGCGGGGGAGAGCGACGAAACGTCGAAACTCTCGCGGGAACACGCCGTCGCGCGCGTGGCGCCGGGTCTGGTCGCCATCGCGGGCGGCAAGTACACCACCTACCGGGTGATGGCCGAGGACGCCGTGGATCTCGCCGCCGACGACATTCCCGCGCGGATGGCACCGTCCATCACGGAGAAGGTGCCGCTCGTCGGTGCGGACGGCTATTTCGCGCTCGTCAATCAGACCGTCCATCTCGGAGAGATGTACGGCCTGCACCCGTACCGCGTGAAGCATCTGCTGGACCGATACGGTTCGCTGATCGACGAGGTGCTCGACCAGGCGCGCGGGAAACCGGAACTTCTCCAGCCCCTCACGGACGCGCCCGCCTACCTGCAGGTCGAGGTCGTGTACGCGGCGGCGGCCGAGGGTGCCCTGCATCTCGACGACATCCTCGCCCGGCGCACGCGCATCGCCATCGAGTACTCGCATCGGGGTGTGAACTGCGCCGAGCAGGTGGCGCAACTGGTGGCCCCGGTCCTCGGCTGGGATGCCGACGCCGTCGACCGCGAGGTGAAGACGTATCAGGCGCGGGTGGAGGCGGAGGTGCAGTCGCAGGCACAGCCGGACGACCTGTCGGCCGACGCGTTGCGGGCTGCGGCGCCCGAGTCGCGGGTCGAACTGCTCGAACCACCGGTCAGTGTGTCAGAAATACCTTGA
- a CDS encoding ATP-dependent helicase: MTDVLGRFSAATREWFDGAFPAPTAAQLGAWESIASRAHTLVVAPTGSGKTLSAFLWSLDQLAATDGKDRKTKVLYISPLKALGVDVERNLRAPLVGITQTAKRLGLTPPEISVGVRSGDTPAGDRRALIKNPPDILITTPESLFLMLTSAARETLTQVDTVIVDEVHAVAGTKRGAHLALSLERLDQLLATPAQRIGLSATVRPHEEVGRFLSGSAPIRIVAPPSPKTFDLTVQVPVEDMTELGLAEPAEGSASATPQAGSIWPHVEEQIVDLVLAHRSSIVFANSRRLAERLTARLNEIYAERAGTAVDKNPKPASQIGTPSEVNFGADPLLARAHHGSVSKDQRALIEDDLKSGRLRCVVATSSLELGIDMGAVDLVIQVEAPPSVANGLQRVGRAGHQVGEISRGVVFPKHRTDLVHCAVTVERMVTGKIEALAVPANPLDILAQHTVAATALEPLDVDDWFETVRRSGSFATLPRSAYESTLDLLAGLYPSDEFAELRPRLVWDREANTLTGRPGAQRLAVTSGGAIPDRGLFTVYMVGEKASRVGELDEEMVYESRVGDVFALGATSWRIEEITFDRVLVSPAYGQPGRLPFWHGDGLGRPAELGEALGQFLREISLGHETEVQERCRTGGLDENATNNLVQLVAEQKTATGQVPTDRTLVVERFRDELGDWRLILHSPYGQRVHAPWALAVSARLSERYGLDSNATASDDGIIVRLPDTEDTPPGADLFAFDTDEIEDIVTEQVGGSALFASRFRECAARALLLPRRTPGKRAPLWQQRQRSAQLLDVARKYPTFPILLETVRECLQDVYDLPALKDLLRRLARRQIRIVEVETQSPSPFAGALLFNYVGEFMYEGDSPLAERRAAALSLDSTLLAELLGRVELRELLDADVIAHAELELQRLLPDRKAKDLEGVADLLRLLGPLTSDEVAARSASDPIPWLDELVRAKRALAVSFAGREWWTAIEDAARLRDGLGVPLPIGVPAAFIEPVDDPLADLISRYARTRGPFTITDAAARFGLGSAVARDVLQRLAQGKRVVEGEFRPGATGSEWCDAEVLRRLRRRSLAAARQEVEPVSTATLGRFLPGWQHVGGTLRGIDGVATVAEQLAGVPVPASALESLILPSRVADYSPAMLDELTSTGEVLWSGAGSISGKDGWVCLHPADTAPLTLTTPAESDLSDVQRQVLDTLSGGGAYFFRQLADTLEMSDDTALATALWDLVWLGHIGNDTLAPVRALLSDTSRTTTSHRSPRRPPRARAYRSLTVPVRTAPPTVGGRWSILPAAESDATLRASATAELLLERYGVVTRGSVMTENVPGGFALMYKVLGTFEDNGRCRRGHFVESLGGAQFSTPPVVDRLRSYGDSLEGRHTTLPAVTLAASDPANPYGAALPWPKRSDDAPAHRPGRKAGGLVVLVEGELILFVERGGRTILTFTDDPGVLRTAAVTLAGVVKRGGIDKIVVEKVDGDTIHGSDFAPILTEAGFSPTPRGFRLRA; encoded by the coding sequence GTGACCGACGTCCTGGGCAGGTTCTCCGCTGCCACCCGCGAGTGGTTCGACGGCGCCTTCCCGGCGCCGACGGCCGCGCAGCTCGGTGCGTGGGAGTCGATCGCCAGCCGGGCGCACACGCTCGTCGTCGCGCCGACCGGTTCGGGCAAGACGCTGTCCGCGTTCCTGTGGTCCCTCGACCAACTCGCCGCCACCGACGGGAAGGACCGCAAGACCAAGGTCCTCTACATTTCTCCGCTCAAGGCCCTGGGTGTCGACGTCGAACGCAACCTGCGCGCCCCACTGGTCGGGATCACGCAGACGGCCAAGCGGCTCGGGCTCACGCCGCCGGAGATTTCGGTGGGCGTCCGCTCCGGCGACACACCGGCGGGCGATCGGCGCGCCCTGATCAAGAATCCGCCCGACATCCTCATCACCACCCCCGAGTCGCTGTTCCTCATGCTCACGTCCGCCGCGCGCGAGACGCTGACCCAGGTCGACACCGTCATCGTCGACGAGGTGCACGCGGTGGCAGGCACCAAGCGCGGCGCCCACCTGGCCCTGTCGCTCGAACGCCTCGACCAGCTGCTCGCCACCCCGGCGCAGCGCATCGGGCTGTCTGCGACGGTGCGGCCACACGAGGAGGTGGGCCGGTTCCTGTCCGGTTCGGCGCCCATCCGGATCGTCGCACCGCCGTCGCCGAAGACGTTCGACCTCACCGTGCAGGTGCCGGTCGAGGACATGACCGAACTCGGACTCGCCGAACCCGCCGAGGGTTCCGCCTCGGCGACCCCGCAGGCGGGGTCGATCTGGCCGCACGTCGAGGAACAGATCGTCGACCTCGTTCTCGCGCACCGGTCGTCCATCGTGTTCGCCAACTCCCGGCGGCTCGCGGAGCGCCTGACCGCGCGGCTCAACGAGATCTACGCCGAACGCGCCGGGACCGCCGTCGACAAGAACCCGAAACCGGCCTCACAGATCGGCACGCCGTCCGAGGTCAATTTCGGCGCGGACCCTCTGCTCGCCCGCGCCCACCACGGGTCGGTCAGCAAGGACCAGCGGGCCCTGATCGAGGACGACCTGAAGTCGGGGCGGCTGCGGTGCGTGGTCGCGACGAGCAGCCTCGAACTCGGAATCGACATGGGCGCGGTCGATCTGGTGATCCAGGTCGAGGCACCACCGTCGGTGGCGAACGGCTTGCAACGGGTCGGCCGCGCAGGACACCAGGTCGGGGAGATCTCCCGGGGTGTCGTGTTCCCGAAGCACCGCACCGACCTCGTGCACTGTGCCGTCACCGTCGAGCGCATGGTCACCGGCAAGATCGAGGCGCTCGCCGTCCCCGCCAACCCGCTCGACATCCTCGCCCAGCACACGGTGGCGGCCACCGCACTCGAGCCGCTCGACGTGGACGACTGGTTCGAGACGGTCCGGCGCAGCGGCTCCTTCGCGACGCTGCCGCGCTCGGCGTACGAGTCCACCCTCGACCTTCTCGCGGGCCTCTATCCGTCCGACGAGTTCGCCGAGCTCAGGCCCCGCCTCGTCTGGGACCGCGAGGCCAACACGCTCACCGGACGCCCCGGCGCGCAGCGGCTGGCGGTCACGTCGGGCGGCGCCATCCCCGACCGCGGTCTGTTCACGGTCTACATGGTCGGTGAGAAGGCGTCCCGCGTCGGCGAACTCGACGAGGAGATGGTGTACGAATCGCGGGTCGGCGACGTCTTCGCGCTCGGGGCCACCAGCTGGCGGATCGAGGAGATCACGTTCGACCGGGTGCTGGTCAGCCCCGCGTACGGGCAGCCGGGGCGGCTACCGTTCTGGCACGGTGACGGTCTCGGCAGGCCGGCGGAACTGGGCGAGGCGCTGGGGCAGTTCCTGCGGGAGATCTCACTCGGGCACGAGACCGAGGTGCAGGAACGCTGCCGCACCGGCGGGCTCGACGAGAACGCCACGAACAATCTCGTTCAGCTCGTCGCCGAGCAGAAGACCGCCACCGGGCAGGTCCCGACCGATCGCACCCTGGTGGTCGAACGATTCCGTGACGAGCTCGGCGACTGGCGTCTAATCCTGCACTCGCCGTACGGCCAGCGGGTTCACGCTCCGTGGGCGCTGGCCGTGAGTGCGCGGCTGAGCGAGCGCTACGGCCTCGACTCGAACGCGACGGCGTCCGACGACGGCATCATCGTGCGCCTTCCCGACACGGAGGACACCCCGCCCGGCGCCGACCTCTTCGCCTTCGACACCGACGAGATCGAGGACATCGTCACCGAACAGGTCGGCGGGTCGGCGCTGTTCGCCTCCCGGTTCCGTGAGTGCGCGGCCCGGGCGCTGCTGCTGCCGCGCCGCACACCGGGAAAGCGTGCACCGCTCTGGCAGCAGCGGCAGCGGTCCGCCCAGCTGCTCGACGTGGCCCGCAAGTATCCGACGTTCCCGATCCTGCTCGAGACCGTCCGTGAGTGCCTGCAGGACGTGTACGACCTACCGGCCCTGAAGGACCTGCTCCGCCGGCTGGCGCGTCGCCAGATCCGCATCGTCGAGGTAGAGACGCAGTCGCCGTCACCGTTCGCCGGCGCCCTGCTGTTCAACTACGTCGGCGAGTTCATGTACGAGGGCGACAGCCCGCTCGCCGAACGCCGGGCGGCGGCCCTGTCCCTGGATTCGACGCTGCTGGCGGAATTGCTCGGCCGGGTGGAGTTGCGTGAACTGCTCGACGCCGACGTCATCGCACACGCCGAACTCGAACTGCAGCGCCTGCTCCCCGACCGCAAGGCGAAGGATCTCGAGGGCGTCGCCGACCTGCTGCGCCTCCTGGGTCCGCTCACCTCCGACGAGGTCGCCGCACGGTCGGCCAGCGATCCCATCCCCTGGCTCGACGAACTCGTCCGCGCGAAGCGGGCGCTCGCCGTCTCCTTCGCGGGTCGCGAATGGTGGACGGCCATCGAAGATGCGGCGCGCCTGCGCGACGGGCTCGGGGTGCCGCTGCCCATCGGTGTTCCCGCCGCGTTCATCGAACCCGTCGACGATCCGCTGGCCGACCTGATCAGCCGGTACGCCCGCACCCGCGGTCCGTTCACCATCACCGACGCCGCCGCCCGTTTCGGGCTCGGTTCCGCCGTGGCCCGCGACGTGCTGCAGCGGCTCGCGCAGGGCAAGCGGGTGGTCGAGGGCGAGTTCCGTCCCGGCGCGACGGGAAGCGAATGGTGCGACGCCGAGGTTCTGCGGCGTCTCCGCAGGCGCTCGCTGGCCGCGGCGCGTCAGGAGGTCGAACCGGTCAGCACCGCGACGCTCGGCCGCTTCCTCCCGGGTTGGCAGCACGTCGGGGGCACGTTGCGCGGCATCGACGGCGTCGCGACCGTGGCGGAACAGCTCGCCGGTGTCCCGGTGCCCGCCTCGGCACTCGAGTCGCTGATCCTGCCGTCCCGGGTGGCCGACTACTCCCCCGCCATGCTGGACGAACTCACCTCCACCGGCGAGGTGCTGTGGTCGGGCGCGGGCAGCATCTCCGGGAAGGACGGGTGGGTGTGCCTCCACCCCGCCGACACCGCACCGCTCACGCTGACCACGCCCGCGGAGTCGGACCTGTCCGATGTCCAGCGCCAGGTGCTCGACACGCTGTCCGGTGGCGGCGCGTACTTCTTCCGGCAACTCGCGGACACCCTCGAGATGTCCGACGACACCGCGCTGGCCACGGCATTGTGGGATCTGGTGTGGCTGGGCCACATCGGTAACGACACGCTTGCCCCGGTCCGTGCCCTGCTGTCGGACACGTCCAGGACCACCACGAGCCACCGGTCGCCGCGACGACCGCCGCGCGCCCGCGCGTACCGCAGCCTGACCGTTCCGGTGCGGACCGCACCGCCCACGGTCGGGGGACGGTGGTCGATACTCCCCGCCGCCGAATCCGATGCCACGCTGCGTGCCAGCGCCACCGCCGAACTCCTGCTGGAGCGGTACGGGGTGGTGACGCGTGGGTCCGTGATGACCGAGAACGTGCCCGGCGGATTCGCGCTGATGTACAAGGTCCTGGGAACGTTCGAGGACAACGGCCGCTGCCGGCGCGGACATTTCGTCGAGTCGCTCGGCGGTGCACAGTTCTCCACTCCGCCCGTGGTGGACCGACTCCGCAGCTACGGCGACTCGCTCGAGGGCAGGCACACGACCCTGCCCGCGGTGACTCTCGCCGCCAGCGATCCCGCGAACCCGTACGGGGCGGCTCTCCCCTGGCCGAAACGCAGCGACGACGCGCCCGCGCACCGGCCGGGACGCAAGGCCGGCGGCCTGGTGGTGCTCGTGGAGGGTGAATTGATCCTGTTCGTCGAACGCGGCGGCCGCACGATCCTCACCTTCACCGACGACCCCGGTGTGCTCCGCACCGCGGCGGTCACACTCGCCGGTGTGGTCAAGCGTGGCGGGATCGACAAGATCGTGGTCGAGAAGGTCGACGGCGACACCATCCACGGCAGCGACTTCGCGCCGATCCTGACCGAGGCCGGTTTCTCGCCCACCCCTCGCGGATTCCGGTTGCGAGCCTGA